Part of the Quercus lobata isolate SW786 chromosome 6, ValleyOak3.0 Primary Assembly, whole genome shotgun sequence genome, AGCATATGATGAAACTGTGTGCTTTGTTGAGGTTAACTTAATCAGTTATTTGTGCCATTGTTATTTGGTTGAGGCAAAGTGTTTTAATTACaatttctttcttgattttttttctgaTGCCATGGGTTGTGGAATATTTATTGATCTTAGCATATGAAGGATTTGTGCGCAACTGGATCCTAAAAACACTTTGAATCCACAAGGCTAAAATCTGGAATCCCCCAgataaagaaacaaagagactgaaattatattattaatggctttttcattttcattttcattttactaaTTAGGAGCCAATTTAAAGGCTTCAGAAACCTTAGTGCCTGTTTGGAATTTTTGTAGGAAGTAGAGTGTTAAGCTATAGAGTTTTTGCAATACAGAGTTTTAGCTAAAAAGGCTCTTTAGCATTTGGGGTATTTGGTAAATTGCAGTGATAAAGGGTTTTAAAATTGTTACATCCGTATGGTAGccaaattgaaaaagtttttagGTATGAGAAATGCCAAAGaggatataataaaaaaaaaattttattctcatACTTGAATCCAATTAATTTAAGTACTGGTGAGTGCTTATTTATaccaatattattattattattatttggtaaTGAGCTTTATGGCCTGTCTAACGCAATGCTAGATAAGCCCTTACTTTCCTACCAAAAATATTCTTAAAGAAATTCTAATAAATGTACTACCTCATAAAAGACTTAATTTTGACTGAAATGTGCCTAAAATCTCtccaaaataggaaagaaaaccctatttctagaaatttttgaaaaaattcaaaataaaaatttccaatgGTGTGTAGTGGACTAGTTGCTGAGTTATGTGAGGTATTTCTGGTCAAATGCAATAGCCATCGTACATGCTTTTATAATAATCTGGAAACTGtagtaaaattaaattatggaACCATAATATGGCATTTGCATTACTCACTAAAATGAGATCTGAGCTCTATTCTCTCATCTTGTCATCTATTATTTCTACCTATGTTCCTAAGAAGCCTTTCTATCAAAGTCTTACCCTTTTTGTTCTTAGCCACCAACACTATTGTACAAACGTAATTCAGGGGCTCATTAATAGCAGCAAAGATGTCCATCTTGAAATGTATATAAGATCATAGGCACTTGAGTCTATGAAACTTGGTTCATCATAACTGTACTTTATCATCATTTGTTTGTGAGGGTACTAAACATAGAGATGTACTACTTGTGCGTAATTGATTCACTATTACTCTAGTGAACTGAAATTTATAGTTGATTTGTTTGGATAGAGGTATTTAAAGAGAAAGGTTGGAAATTCAATTTGAATAGAGtattaaatgacattttttttcctaaatttataGAGGGATTTTAGCTTTATTAAAGTGTGGATTTAAAATGACTAGGTGCAAGAATCTTTAGTGATCACATCATAATgtcttattaaatttatataaagcAATCTATACTTCCAATTGTTCTTCAAATCCCTTGATTTGAAATCCTCAAATCCAAACACAACTATGGATTATTAATTTGTCAAATGCCAGGGggaaatataatattttatgctGAAGagcatctctctttttttctttttcttttttgcagcTACCTTATTGCTTCAATGGGTTTGCAATTCATCTGGAGCTTTGTGCTTGCTGTATTAGATGCATATGCTTTTGTGAGAAAGAAGGCCCTGCATAATCCTGTTTTGGTTAGCCTCTTTGTGGTTGGAGACTGGGTCAGCTTCTATGAAACTATGACcataatttttgattttttccaaAAGAATTCTTTGTATTTAGTGGCTGTCATTTATAGCTCcattcatttaaatttcaacagGTGACAGCAACACTGTCTCTTGCAGCAGCTTCTGCCTCAGCTGGCATTACAGTGTTGTATCTCAATGACTTGAAAAGCTGCAATTTAGGAGTAGAATGCCAGAAGTATCAGATGTCAGTTGCCTTGGCCTACCTAAGCTGGGTAACAATTGCAATTTCATCTCTAATTATGCTTTGGCTGTTAGCTGCTGGTTAGACATTTTGTTGTATATATGCCACTGGATTTTCAATCTTACAGGAATTTTGATCTGTCTATGATgttgataaaaaaaaggaaaccaaGAACTAAATTACAATACTCAACAATTGAGTTCATCTTTTATCTTGGTGGGTTGGGAAAAGtatagcaaaattaaaaaatgaaaatatcttTATCTTGTTGAGCAAATGCATAGAATTGGTTAACAGAATTACTCAACTTGACcataattaaataagttaaaCCTCTAAACCCAGCATTCAAACCTATAAAAAGTGTCGGTATCTCTTTCTCTCAACACTAAGAActcttttaagcccttctaacAAGTGAAAGTTGCTGGCAACTATCAACACCTTGCTTCAAGTTGgacatgatatgattttaatGGTTTAATCATTATTCAAACACTCCTCTGTGGGCCTGCACATCCGCATAATAAGTGAGATTCAATATACGGAAATTTATACTTATAAATGGGGGTTAGAATAGAAACAACATACAAGGTTTGAATTCAGGACTATTTGCTCTACTATGATGGTACACTACTCCTTATCCCACAAGTTTAGGCAGAtggaaaatgatgaattttattcatttaaacATTGTTCTAACAGTTCCAATTAATTGACTGGCAAATGAGCTCATTTTTATGCCCTAGGTCACACCAGTCATAGTTTCTGGGTACTGGGTAGGCCTCTGTTTCCAGGAAAACAGATTACCAACACCAATGGCATACACTTCAATCATCATGAGTTATGAAAGACAGCTATGAGTTAACCTTGGAAAATAGCACACAAAATCTAAACCAGGACAACATTTAGTTGCTTGAGGAGTGGAGATCGCACCCCATCAACTAAAATATGTCCACAATTCCAATCTCTCTATCTGTATAGAGAAATGTTCAGGCATTGGGAGGtcaaatttgacaaatttttggTTTGTGTACACATAAACCCAAGTTAAAGTGGTTACTTTGTAGGAGGACTAAAAGGAAGCTAAAATAGATCGTGATAAGCATATGAAGGCACCCCAGTTGGTAGTTTTGCTTTTCAATCGAATCGCATTACATGCTTGAATAATCCTCCTGATTCATTGTGGTGTGTTAGTGGGCAATCAATAACACTTGATTTATATACAAAACGGGACCACACCACTGCCTCTTTAAAAAGAAGGAATTCCTTTGTTATGAAGGAAAATGGATATCAAAGAATTTTCAGTGAGAGTTTGTTGTAATGAGTGGCAAAGAggattgtgatttgtgatggTAATGTCAACCACATTGATAACCAAGATATACTAATATACTATATTGTCTTAAAACTTGTAGTTAAGAAATGGACGTTTGCCAACTATAGCAAGTAGAAGCAGCAAAGTTGGTCTGGTTGTTTGTTGGTTTGGTCCCACTGGTCTTGCTTGCTGGTGAAAAAGACGGTTAATCAAATCCCATCAAAATCTGTGTTGGGATTTTATTTCGGACATTTCCTTGCATATACTTTTGTTAAAAAGCAGGAGACATAATAAGGCATAAGTATTGTTGGATAATCTTTACCAATAAGTTGGACACAAAATTTGTTGACACAGCTTCTTATTATTCAGATTCTTGCAAATACTTATGTTAAAAAGCAGGGAGACATAAGTATTGGTGAATAATTTTTACCAATAAATCGTGGGGcacagtttttttattttttatttttagaattttttattcataattgtTGACGTGGTTTGTTGTTATTGATCCATAATAAAGTTGTGTTAATGGTCGACCTAAGATTTTCTAATTTGAAAAAGTTATGAAAAAGGTTGCGAAGAAAATTGTGTTCCTAATAGTATTCAATTATTCACCCACCAATTGGTCTAGAAGCAATTGAATTGGCAGGAGCACCTGCCCTAATGAACAAAGTGATATCTCGTGAAAGTGAAGTGTTGAAGTTGGACGAGTTTTGTTTTCCACCATTCAGACCCTTTGCAGAAGATAAGCAATTATACAATAGAGGAATTCGCGTAACTGACTCTCAATCTTAAGAGGATGAATCTTTCTTCAATTTGGATTTAGTTTGTGTCAACCCGATTTGCCAGTTGCCACCACCAAGCTTTatagttgagagagagagagaagtgttatttccaaaaaagaattcGAGCATAATGATATGGAAAGAGTAACAGCAATGAGGTTGATAAAGATATCAAGGAAGAAAATTATGTTGTGACATCATTAAATTGCCCCAATAAATCCCGTGAAATTGTTTCTAACTAATTAAGCATGTGCCATTATATTATATCATTTGTTGAGAAGTAATGGAATCGTGTGAAATTTGATGACTTGAAGGGAATCAACGTGATATTCAAAACTCATCACCTTGGCCATAAGTCATGGCAAAACAAGTCCGGATTCGCCGACCTATCTTGAACCTAAAGGAAAATATTCGAcctaaacttaatttttttttaactgaataaAAAATGGGTTGACACTTGacgatcctttttttttttttaactctatttttgggttaaaaaaaatagtaaaattatgaCATGattagtttactttttttattttttttttttatttttacattttatgtgtgtgtatacatacatatatatatatatatatatgtaatgcATTCAAATACGATGGCCTCAAGAAAACAATTGAGACATTTATCTAGTTGcatgtaaataaattaaaagatggATGATTAAGACATTCTTTTTGCTTGAATGATTAATTAGTTTTGGGATGTTTGCTAAATTTCATACGATTTTATTAtgtagttttataaattttacctttttatttttattttcatttttattatttaaactaattttgtGCTTAACTTTATGGTTTTTTAAGGGTCTTTTAGTCATCCTAGGATTTCTTTACTATATATTTGTCATTGTCTCTTGGGCATTTAGGTTTTTCTTAGTAAAAAGATTTTCtcctcccccctcccccaagTTGATTCCTAAGATTATCGTGTGGATTCAATGGTTTATTTCATGAAATAGATGTGTCAtgtttattgtgattttttgtttgcattattaaaaaataaataaaaaactaattgttGTTTTGGCATAGACGCATAGtgataaaaagtaaatattatagTGGATGCCAAAGTTCAAACATCAAATTTCAATATCGAACGTAATTTGAAGATGGGTTTTGTCGAGTCTAATTACCAAAAAATAGTGTTTCCGAGAGTTAGactaacaaaattaaactttCACTCATATACCATAATGTTTAGgagaaaaagaatgaataaTTCTGATTTGACAAAGAATCAAAGGTTTTCTACTTTGATAAAAACATTCCAAAATCAACCATCAATCAAATTATATCTATGACGCAATGCTTCAACTCTGATGGATTGAAAGGCATAAATGATTCCAGAAAGAAAGTAGCAAGGCATCTGCATATAGACAAATTCTCTAATTTCATAGACAGGCAAGTACATATTCTGGATAATGcaattgttaaattttgtgatgaaataatttttaatttttatgaggAATATTTGTTTATAGCATGAAAAAGTTAATCATCGGTATTTATAAAAGAGGAGATATCAGATAATCCTCGTCACTTCCGAAATAGAAAGTTGCCGACCATGGATGGATTGATGAAACTCCTATGTTTTAGTTATACCCAGTATTATTGAAGGATAGAAATTATAATTGagttttattacaaattttaatcatattgtaaataaataaataaataaaaaaggattttttCAAAGATTGTTACATTTAGTACTTTTTTCATCTCAAATTATGTCTTTTTTTGCTACCaaaacacttttacaacaaaatctAAATAGTAGGCTATTACTAATAGCTGGtgggcaaaaaataatttcaatagtgagttttaaatttgaactagtaacaatttatcacttaaaatttattatgaaaatattataaaaatattttagacgTAGTACTTCTTATGTTTAAAAATAGCATGACTATTagtcaaaattcaaaatctttccCACACATCTGCTTTATATTAGAGGTggtatatattttaataaaaaatattaaattttaaaatggaagaaaatggTTTAGATTAGAAAATTGAAGGAATAAGaaattttgttacttttaaaaaaaaaattgagatgttccaaaaaaatataaaatattttaaattgaaacttgaaaaattgGAGaacgtaaaaaataaaaatgaaataaaataaatatattaagagACATCACCTAATATGCTccaaatttatttcattaatcAAAACAGAGATATAGGCATAAGCTAATcataatctaaaataatggtcGAGGGTAATGACAcgcgtgtatatatataaatatagaaacTGAACgatgtttcattaataaaagcacaaaaatagagaatcaaTTCTTATAGGATGTTATATACTTCCGATA contains:
- the LOC115993962 gene encoding CASP-like protein 5B3; the encoded protein is MKDFPGTPGTLTGLVLRISQCIFAVGSIATMATTHNFFNFTAFCYLIASMGLQFIWSFVLAVLDAYAFVRKKALHNPVLVSLFVVGDWVTATLSLAAASASAGITVLYLNDLKSCNLGVECQKYQMSVALAYLSWVTIAISSLIMLWLLAAG